A DNA window from uncultured Methanoregula sp. contains the following coding sequences:
- a CDS encoding helix-turn-helix transcriptional regulator has product MTQNPEEIFGKILQEERKAKKISQEKLAKLSGLDRTFISLIENGKRNPSFTTILKICSALEIEPSELFSIYEKKDPDYSVKKGGKHARK; this is encoded by the coding sequence GTGACACAGAACCCAGAAGAGATCTTTGGCAAAATTCTCCAAGAAGAACGAAAAGCCAAAAAAATATCTCAGGAAAAACTCGCAAAACTTTCCGGCCTCGACCGGACATTCATTAGTCTCATCGAGAACGGAAAACGCAACCCGTCATTCACAACTATTTTGAAAATTTGTTCAGCGCTGGAAATCGAGCCCTCGGAACTCTTCTCGATTTACGAGAAGAAGGATCCAGATTATTCCGTGAAGAAAGGCGGGAAGCATGCACGAAAATAA
- a CDS encoding HNH endonuclease, with protein MHENKQLPSSIGAKETDDYDDDFHSFSWTIDGITAVKKTDRSVFLYRETVIPQKIRDFFSLEDLQPGQKRELTLWHGNNQFDAFIEKTNHPTPRTRLMWKPEFAAVLRTQYPQWLDFFIKNRKESNETPTIQFIKRTEPNNYEVVLEGAVPHDNTPTEFHVPLKSGDTIDNDTLRAIFQCSVQGGMRRSLKTNSLVLVSDHTKSTYEDKWVNNFFHYTGMGLTGEQSLTFQQNKTLVESKTNGVNLYLFEVFEEGKYVYIGEVELAANPYRSRQPDIEKNIRDVYIFPLQLKGGKRPPVLKKELLESKDEIVRKKAHKLSLEELEVQAKYTHTEGGKREVITSAYERDQIVSEYAKRKANGICQLCNEPAPFCNRNGDPFLETHHIIPLANGGPDTIENVVALCPNCHRKMHVLNLPLDITTLKNKKSSRI; from the coding sequence ATGCACGAAAATAAGCAGCTTCCCTCATCCATTGGTGCGAAAGAAACTGATGATTATGATGATGATTTTCATTCTTTTTCTTGGACTATCGATGGGATAACTGCAGTAAAAAAGACAGACCGATCGGTATTTTTATACCGTGAAACGGTAATTCCGCAGAAAATTCGGGATTTCTTCAGTCTTGAGGATTTACAGCCCGGTCAAAAGAGAGAGCTCACTCTCTGGCATGGAAATAATCAATTTGATGCATTTATAGAGAAGACCAATCACCCCACCCCACGCACAAGACTGATGTGGAAGCCGGAATTCGCGGCGGTACTGCGAACCCAATATCCACAATGGTTAGACTTTTTCATAAAAAATAGGAAAGAATCCAACGAGACACCAACGATTCAATTTATCAAACGAACTGAACCTAACAATTATGAAGTTGTGCTTGAGGGGGCAGTTCCCCATGATAATACTCCAACAGAATTTCACGTACCATTGAAATCTGGCGATACTATAGATAATGATACTCTCCGAGCAATATTCCAATGTAGTGTCCAAGGTGGAATGCGAAGATCTCTTAAAACGAATAGTCTCGTTCTTGTTTCCGACCACACTAAATCAACCTACGAAGACAAATGGGTAAATAATTTCTTCCATTATACCGGGATGGGATTAACCGGTGAACAGAGTCTCACATTCCAACAGAACAAAACACTTGTTGAATCAAAAACCAATGGCGTTAATCTTTACCTATTCGAAGTCTTTGAAGAAGGAAAATACGTATACATTGGCGAAGTCGAACTCGCAGCAAATCCGTACCGTTCTCGACAACCCGATATTGAAAAGAATATCCGCGATGTCTACATCTTCCCCTTACAACTTAAGGGTGGCAAACGTCCGCCGGTGTTAAAAAAAGAATTACTTGAATCGAAAGATGAAATTGTTCGGAAGAAAGCGCACAAATTATCACTCGAAGAACTTGAGGTTCAAGCAAAATATACTCACACTGAAGGCGGGAAACGCGAAGTCATCACTTCTGCCTATGAACGAGATCAGATCGTATCGGAATATGCAAAACGGAAGGCCAATGGCATTTGCCAGTTATGCAATGAACCCGCCCCATTCTGTAATCGAAATGGCGATCCATTTCTTGAAACTCATCACATCATCCCACTTGCAAATGGAGGACCTGACACTATTGAAAATGTCGTGGCTCTCTGCCCAAACTGTCATCGTAAAATGCATGTTTTGAATTTACCCCTTGATATCACAACACTAAAAAATAAAAAATCCTCGCGAATCTGA
- a CDS encoding Druantia anti-phage system protein DruA, with translation MLFEDLKMFIRVYPPFEGFIAERFLVLAKQLENWQLIRDIEELEEIWIKEQEWIKSQSHLKSNKIKYDAAVRILIDLARLRWTIKQENAGIELNSPQFYPGNKVNADQISEYKTTVRTELNHICAEQFRQPSVKKFIERLENPPKNCKFSSILQLIADGNEVYSRIEPALSCQGNERDELLSKAIQPYLQLVPGEGDKQIHDEFTKIPLNEIWRYFRYTWSIPQLSIPGRTMLYLIRDGGHPCHAIMGIAALNNTAMMLKPRDTYIGWNRDAFFNEINEALKNPNPEQKLKKLSEKLEKNIDFGISMIDPSGLVSDDEIQTPTQEIIKRLKEKGEEFSKLREKALKNIHSEADQPELLQDLEFFDESSIKIAPEVLEIDKTKSTKEMKEVLKVLVLKKRAFELSHLLFAKCIFQKNLGKFLDPTTTKDVIKTDDFSTAVNYALQANKSAHVGSNLLEITTCGAIAPYNLLLGGKLTALLMMSPKINFDYQRRYNKQPSIISSQLKNAPVFRDNRLVYLGTTSLYALGSSQYERIKLPKGIISPDQPEMKYHPIGFSSGFGTVQFMPETVKATEAVLEEKLGYQNVNHIFGEGPSPKLRKVRAGLEELGFDASVLLKHNQPRKIYGISLCEQALKFLCGELGEIPDYIEKPENYLDATEKIADFWRKRWLSKRIEHVQTVERLKSTECWKLTEKIPQFEERNTDEVVTEMPIESAPDSIEKQNLNFWKGLAQAGPQVCSDELKTTEINVLHITLPLEHFILDKVKEGFSIVLTGNAGDGKTHILRRLEPELKKLNAVVQYDATAAMTKGKIKPIVTQWKKAIKEERPYCLAANEFPLYILRRDEKENFPILEEVDRQCRQRLVYNEKNQDDENTQEKVIVIDLSLRNPLSPEFAKEMLKKILSDEEIREFALSEKDPMFSKNFKSLEDKTVQTRLMTLFDRLAIRGHRTSVREIWILISRLLFGDPSEKRLNELSPKKWYSERLFEMDSRFEISNYLQEYSDPIQYSHPRWDLKLERPGKTKNDDWIVDRQEPIWSTKKDDVVERFHALKRKFYFEHVKGTDVFALEDEASKEFQGFINTPISDITLKKKVIGAINRCYCPVKFSGWNDALYLWIGHRYHEKPTISYVANQSISHNEFQLLVPRLPNRVHKVLEYRPDHFLLQFKGEGKTPISLRIDYPLYNTLVKIVRGMPRQLVPERDINRLDMFMERMQSLEIPQNREFFTYNVYFGEFTKFHLSADWKKYQEVMMDDE, from the coding sequence GTGCTATTTGAGGACCTCAAAATGTTTATCCGAGTTTATCCACCGTTCGAAGGTTTTATTGCAGAAAGGTTTTTGGTACTCGCGAAACAGTTGGAGAACTGGCAATTAATCAGAGATATCGAAGAGCTTGAGGAAATATGGATAAAAGAACAAGAATGGATAAAATCTCAGTCCCACCTTAAGTCCAATAAAATAAAATATGACGCTGCGGTCCGAATTCTCATAGATTTAGCACGATTACGGTGGACAATCAAACAAGAAAATGCCGGAATCGAGCTAAACTCCCCTCAATTCTATCCGGGGAATAAGGTTAATGCAGATCAAATTAGCGAATATAAAACTACTGTCAGAACGGAGTTAAATCACATTTGTGCAGAACAGTTCAGACAACCCTCAGTAAAGAAATTTATTGAAAGATTAGAAAACCCTCCGAAAAACTGTAAATTTTCATCAATCTTACAATTAATAGCTGACGGCAATGAAGTCTATTCTCGAATTGAACCAGCTCTAAGTTGCCAAGGAAATGAGAGAGATGAATTACTATCGAAAGCTATACAGCCATATCTCCAATTAGTCCCAGGTGAAGGGGATAAACAAATCCATGATGAATTTACAAAAATTCCGCTTAATGAAATTTGGCGTTATTTCCGATATACTTGGTCGATTCCACAATTATCGATACCTGGACGAACGATGCTTTACCTTATCCGTGACGGAGGACACCCTTGTCATGCCATTATGGGTATAGCTGCTTTGAACAATACAGCGATGATGCTGAAACCTCGTGACACATACATCGGTTGGAACCGCGATGCATTTTTTAATGAAATAAATGAAGCCTTAAAAAATCCCAATCCTGAACAAAAGTTAAAAAAACTATCAGAAAAATTAGAAAAGAATATCGATTTTGGAATAAGTATGATTGATCCATCAGGTCTTGTGTCTGATGACGAGATTCAAACACCCACTCAAGAGATTATCAAACGATTAAAAGAGAAAGGGGAAGAATTTTCAAAATTACGTGAAAAAGCATTAAAAAATATCCACTCTGAAGCTGACCAACCTGAATTATTACAAGATCTCGAATTTTTTGATGAGTCATCAATAAAAATTGCGCCCGAAGTCCTTGAAATCGATAAAACAAAATCAACCAAAGAAATGAAAGAAGTATTGAAAGTTCTAGTCTTGAAAAAGAGAGCTTTTGAACTTTCTCATCTTTTATTTGCTAAATGTATATTCCAAAAAAACCTGGGGAAATTTCTTGATCCCACAACGACGAAAGATGTAATAAAAACCGATGATTTTTCTACTGCTGTAAATTATGCTCTCCAAGCAAACAAGAGCGCTCATGTAGGATCAAACCTTCTTGAAATAACAACGTGTGGTGCTATTGCACCGTATAATCTATTGTTAGGCGGGAAATTGACGGCCTTATTGATGATGAGTCCGAAAATTAATTTCGACTATCAACGGAGATACAACAAGCAACCATCAATTATTAGTTCTCAATTAAAAAACGCTCCCGTTTTTCGTGATAATCGGCTTGTATATCTTGGAACAACAAGTCTCTATGCATTGGGGAGCAGCCAATATGAACGAATTAAATTACCTAAAGGAATTATCAGTCCTGACCAGCCTGAAATGAAATATCACCCTATAGGATTTTCAAGCGGTTTTGGCACAGTTCAATTTATGCCTGAAACCGTCAAGGCGACAGAAGCGGTATTAGAAGAAAAACTCGGTTATCAAAATGTGAATCATATTTTTGGGGAAGGTCCAAGTCCGAAACTCCGGAAAGTTAGAGCTGGATTGGAGGAGCTCGGTTTTGATGCTTCAGTGTTATTAAAGCATAACCAGCCTAGGAAAATTTATGGAATTTCACTCTGTGAGCAAGCATTGAAATTTTTGTGTGGTGAGTTGGGGGAAATCCCAGATTATATTGAAAAACCTGAAAACTATCTCGATGCTACCGAAAAAATCGCTGATTTCTGGCGAAAGCGCTGGTTATCAAAACGAATCGAGCATGTTCAAACGGTAGAGAGATTAAAAAGCACAGAATGTTGGAAACTTACTGAAAAAATTCCCCAATTTGAAGAGCGGAATACTGATGAAGTGGTGACGGAAATGCCAATTGAATCGGCCCCAGATTCAATCGAAAAACAAAACCTTAACTTTTGGAAAGGCCTGGCGCAAGCCGGTCCCCAAGTATGTTCTGATGAACTGAAAACAACAGAAATTAATGTTCTCCATATCACTCTTCCACTTGAACATTTTATTCTGGATAAAGTTAAAGAAGGGTTCAGCATTGTCCTTACAGGCAATGCGGGAGATGGGAAAACCCATATTTTACGTCGATTAGAGCCAGAATTAAAAAAATTAAATGCTGTTGTTCAATATGACGCCACTGCAGCAATGACCAAGGGAAAAATAAAACCAATTGTCACACAATGGAAAAAAGCAATAAAAGAGGAGCGGCCTTATTGCCTTGCAGCAAATGAATTCCCATTATATATTTTAAGACGTGATGAGAAAGAAAATTTTCCGATTCTCGAAGAAGTAGATCGTCAATGCCGTCAGCGCCTTGTCTATAATGAAAAAAACCAAGACGACGAAAATACTCAGGAAAAAGTAATCGTAATTGATCTTAGTTTGAGGAATCCCCTTTCTCCCGAATTTGCAAAAGAAATGCTTAAAAAGATTCTTTCTGATGAGGAGATTCGAGAATTTGCCTTATCCGAAAAAGATCCCATGTTCTCGAAAAATTTCAAATCTCTCGAAGATAAAACGGTCCAAACCCGCCTTATGACATTATTTGATCGTCTCGCTATTCGAGGACATCGAACATCAGTTCGTGAGATTTGGATACTTATATCTAGACTTCTTTTTGGGGATCCCTCTGAAAAAAGACTTAATGAACTTTCCCCCAAAAAATGGTATTCAGAACGGCTTTTTGAAATGGATAGCCGGTTTGAGATCTCAAACTATCTGCAAGAATATTCAGATCCAATACAATACAGTCACCCACGTTGGGATTTGAAACTAGAAAGACCTGGAAAAACAAAAAACGATGATTGGATAGTTGATCGGCAAGAACCCATCTGGAGTACTAAAAAAGATGATGTTGTGGAACGTTTCCATGCCCTAAAGAGAAAATTCTATTTCGAACACGTCAAAGGTACAGATGTTTTTGCTCTAGAAGATGAGGCGTCAAAAGAATTTCAGGGATTCATTAATACTCCGATTTCAGATATTACCCTCAAAAAGAAAGTAATCGGTGCAATTAATCGATGTTATTGTCCGGTAAAATTCAGTGGATGGAACGACGCACTTTATCTTTGGATTGGTCATCGATATCATGAAAAACCAACAATTTCCTATGTAGCAAATCAATCGATATCCCACAATGAATTCCAATTATTAGTACCACGACTTCCAAATCGCGTCCATAAAGTTTTAGAATATCGTCCGGATCATTTTTTACTACAGTTTAAGGGAGAGGGAAAAACACCCATAAGTTTACGCATTGACTACCCTCTTTATAATACCCTAGTGAAAATTGTTCGGGGTATGCCTCGGCAGCTTGTACCGGAGAGGGATATTAATCGACTGGACATGTTTATGGAGAGAATGCAGTCATTAGAAATCCCTCAAAATCGAGAATTTTTCACATATAACGTTTATTTTGGCGAGTTTACAAAATTCCATCTCTCAGCAGATTGGAAAAAATACCAAGAGGTGATGATGGATGACGAATAA